A portion of the Thermosediminibacter oceani DSM 16646 genome contains these proteins:
- the rseP gene encoding RIP metalloprotease RseP: MNTIIVSIIVFGVLIFVHEFGHFITAKLCGIKVNEFSMGFGPGIFSVKKGETLYSIRMLPLGGYVRMEGEDEKTQDPRAFSNKPVPARMAVIIAGPLMNLVLAVILIAIIGFFAGVPTTKVTVMPGSPADISGIKDGDVILTVDDRKVGSWDEAVNLISQRPNQTLKVEVLRDGRKMAFNVKTSVDPDTKRGIIGIKTVITRYSLLESLKSGIQKTLWVSSMIFASIPQLIGGKGVADLVGPLGIVHLVGEAAKVGVFNVLYLTAFISINLGLINLLPIPAMDGSRLVFLVVEFLRGKPVDPEKEGLIHFIGFALLMILMCFVLYRDFVRLYM, translated from the coding sequence TTGAACACTATTATAGTTTCTATTATAGTTTTCGGCGTCCTAATTTTTGTTCATGAATTTGGCCATTTTATAACGGCAAAATTGTGCGGTATAAAGGTAAACGAGTTCAGTATGGGCTTTGGACCGGGTATATTCTCAGTTAAGAAAGGTGAAACCTTGTATTCCATCCGCATGCTGCCTCTAGGCGGTTATGTCAGGATGGAAGGTGAGGACGAGAAAACGCAAGATCCTAGAGCTTTCAGCAATAAACCGGTCCCAGCGCGAATGGCGGTAATTATTGCCGGCCCCTTGATGAACCTGGTGCTGGCTGTAATTCTGATAGCAATAATAGGATTTTTTGCCGGTGTACCCACTACAAAGGTTACAGTGATGCCTGGTTCGCCTGCTGACATTTCTGGAATTAAAGATGGGGACGTCATATTGACCGTCGATGACCGCAAAGTTGGTTCGTGGGATGAAGCTGTTAACCTTATAAGTCAGAGGCCTAATCAGACATTGAAAGTGGAAGTTTTAAGAGATGGCAGGAAAATGGCTTTTAACGTCAAGACATCGGTGGACCCCGATACGAAAAGAGGTATAATCGGTATTAAAACAGTAATCACACGATATTCTCTTCTGGAGAGCCTAAAGTCGGGTATTCAGAAAACACTGTGGGTATCGAGTATGATTTTCGCCTCAATCCCTCAATTAATAGGGGGGAAGGGGGTAGCTGATCTGGTCGGCCCCTTGGGTATTGTGCATCTAGTCGGTGAAGCTGCAAAGGTTGGCGTCTTTAATGTTCTATATCTCACCGCATTTATAAGCATAAACCTGGGACTTATCAACCTTTTACCAATACCAGCTATGGATGGGAGCCGTTTGGTTTTCCTTGTGGTTGAATTCCTCAGGGGAAAACCCGTTGATCCGGAAAAAGAAGGGCTAATTCACTTTATTGGTTTTGCGTTGCTAATGATATTGATGTGTTTTGTGTTATACAGGGATTTTGTGAGATTGTACATGTAA
- the proS gene encoding proline--tRNA ligase codes for MEDKYVKEITAKSEDFSQWYVDVIIKGELADYSPVRGCMVIRPYGYAIWENMQKLLDRRFKETGHKNAYFPLFIPESLLKKEAEHVEGFAPEVAWVTHGGQEELAERIAVRPTSETIICSMYSKWIKSWRDLPVLINQWCSVVRWEKSTKPFLRTAEFLWQEGHTAHRTEEDAEEETLRMLEIYRDFVETELAVPVVKGRKSENEKFAGALRTYTIEAMMGDGKALQAGTSHNLGQHFSKVFDITFLDQDGKLKYVWQTSWGVSTRLIGAIIMTHGDDRGLKLPPRVAPIQVVIVPIFGQQKEEILEKSRSLYQTLKNNNFRVELDDRDEYTPGWKFNEWEMKGVPVRLEIGPKDLAQNQVLLVRRDTGEKISVKEADLIPYLTDLLEGIQTNMYKQAKKFMEENTREALNFEELKDIIENKKGFVKAMWCGSGECEKRVKEETGATLRCIPFDQEQISDKCVVCGKEAKKMVYFAKSY; via the coding sequence ATGGAAGATAAATACGTCAAAGAAATTACGGCTAAGTCAGAGGATTTTTCTCAATGGTATGTGGACGTTATAATTAAGGGCGAACTTGCTGACTATTCTCCGGTCAGAGGCTGTATGGTGATAAGACCGTATGGCTACGCTATCTGGGAAAATATGCAAAAACTTTTAGATCGTCGTTTTAAAGAAACGGGTCACAAAAACGCCTACTTCCCTCTTTTCATACCGGAATCGCTGCTCAAAAAAGAAGCCGAACACGTGGAGGGCTTTGCTCCTGAAGTTGCCTGGGTGACCCACGGAGGGCAGGAGGAACTCGCAGAGAGGATTGCCGTCCGCCCGACCTCCGAGACTATCATATGCAGCATGTACTCGAAGTGGATAAAATCCTGGAGGGATCTGCCTGTCCTTATCAACCAGTGGTGCAGTGTGGTTAGGTGGGAGAAGAGCACGAAGCCTTTCCTTAGGACCGCCGAATTTTTGTGGCAGGAAGGACATACCGCTCACAGGACCGAAGAGGATGCCGAGGAAGAAACACTGCGCATGCTAGAAATTTACCGCGACTTTGTCGAAACTGAATTGGCAGTGCCGGTCGTAAAGGGAAGAAAATCGGAGAATGAAAAGTTTGCAGGCGCCTTAAGGACGTATACCATTGAGGCTATGATGGGTGACGGTAAAGCCTTACAAGCAGGAACGTCTCATAATTTAGGACAGCATTTTTCGAAGGTGTTTGACATTACATTCCTGGACCAGGACGGCAAACTGAAGTACGTCTGGCAGACTTCATGGGGAGTATCGACTCGCCTGATAGGTGCAATTATAATGACCCACGGGGATGACAGAGGCCTTAAGCTCCCGCCCAGAGTTGCACCAATCCAGGTGGTTATAGTACCCATTTTCGGTCAGCAAAAAGAAGAGATTCTCGAAAAATCCAGGTCGCTCTATCAAACGCTAAAGAATAATAACTTTAGAGTGGAACTGGATGACCGCGACGAATATACGCCCGGATGGAAGTTCAACGAATGGGAAATGAAAGGTGTCCCGGTAAGACTCGAAATAGGGCCTAAAGATTTAGCGCAAAATCAGGTGTTGTTGGTGAGAAGGGATACAGGGGAAAAAATATCAGTAAAGGAAGCGGATTTAATACCTTATCTGACCGACTTACTTGAGGGCATCCAGACGAATATGTATAAACAAGCCAAGAAATTCATGGAGGAAAATACAAGAGAAGCTCTCAATTTTGAAGAACTGAAAGACATAATAGAGAACAAAAAAGGGTTTGTGAAAGCTATGTGGTGCGGCAGCGGAGAATGCGAAAAACGGGTGAAGGAAGAGACCGGTGCAACCCTCAGGTGCATCCCCTTTGATCAGGAACAAATTTCAGATAAATGTGTGGTCTGCGGAAAAGAGGCGAAAAAAATGGTTTACTTTGCAAAATCCTATTGA
- the frr gene encoding ribosome recycling factor, whose product MKKVLGNLKSELAAIRAGRASTALLEKVFVDYYGVPTPVNQVATVSVPEPRMILIQPWDVKMLSAIEKAILKSDLGLTPTSDGKVIRLILPELTSERRKELVKMAKKKAEDAKVLVRNIRRDANELVKKMEKNGEISEDDSKRSQEEIQKLTDNYIEEIDKAFTNKEKEIMEV is encoded by the coding sequence ATGAAAAAAGTATTGGGAAATTTAAAATCGGAACTGGCGGCGATAAGGGCTGGCAGGGCATCTACGGCACTTCTAGAAAAAGTTTTTGTGGACTATTACGGTGTGCCTACACCCGTAAATCAAGTGGCTACTGTCAGTGTGCCGGAACCTAGGATGATACTGATTCAGCCCTGGGATGTCAAAATGTTGAGCGCCATCGAAAAGGCTATTTTAAAGTCCGATCTCGGTCTTACTCCCACCAGCGACGGCAAGGTAATAAGGCTGATTTTACCCGAGCTGACTTCGGAAAGGCGTAAAGAACTGGTGAAAATGGCAAAAAAGAAAGCCGAGGATGCAAAGGTGTTAGTACGAAACATACGCAGGGATGCCAACGAGTTGGTTAAAAAGATGGAAAAGAACGGAGAAATTTCTGAGGACGACAGCAAGAGATCCCAGGAAGAAATACAGAAACTTACCGATAATTACATAGAAGAGATAGACAAGGCCTTTACAAATAAAGAAAAAGAAATCATGGAGGTATAG
- a CDS encoding MgtC/SapB family protein: MGLTQAEIVLRLFLSILLGGIIGLERESINRPAGFRTHVLVCAGSTLTMLVSLYMFEKYRALTPMDPARIAAQVVSGIGFLGAGTIIRVGPTVKGLTTAASLWTVGSIGLAVGSGFYLGAIAATFLTFVTLISLSRIENFIVGKKFLQPLSLVVYDKPGQIGRIGTILGEMGVGIKKIRIESTENSRMVIVLLLRLPSNVSLDEVIARLSQIEGIYSIET; the protein is encoded by the coding sequence GTGGGGCTAACTCAAGCGGAAATAGTATTGAGACTTTTTCTCTCAATACTGCTGGGAGGTATAATCGGTTTAGAAAGGGAGAGCATCAATAGGCCCGCTGGATTTAGGACTCATGTTCTAGTCTGCGCCGGTTCAACTCTGACAATGCTGGTTTCCTTATACATGTTTGAAAAGTACCGTGCGCTTACACCTATGGATCCAGCCCGTATTGCCGCTCAGGTGGTAAGCGGCATCGGATTTTTAGGGGCCGGAACCATCATAAGAGTAGGTCCAACGGTGAAGGGCCTGACCACCGCAGCCAGTCTCTGGACCGTGGGCTCAATCGGCCTTGCTGTGGGCAGCGGATTTTATCTGGGCGCAATCGCCGCCACCTTTTTAACCTTCGTGACCCTCATTTCTCTTTCAAGAATTGAAAACTTTATAGTTGGAAAAAAGTTTCTACAACCCCTGTCGTTAGTCGTCTACGACAAGCCGGGCCAGATAGGAAGGATAGGGACAATCCTAGGAGAGATGGGGGTTGGGATAAAAAAAATAAGGATTGAAAGTACAGAAAATAGCAGAATGGTTATTGTGCTTTTACTCCGGCTGCCATCGAACGTTAGCCTGGATGAAGTGATCGCACGACTTTCTCAAATAGAGGGAATTTACAGTATTGAAACATAA
- a CDS encoding proline--tRNA ligase has translation MRMTEIFPATLFNLPAGITGRAASYLYKGGILRTGETSTLFTLGVKVLRNIVESIEGYLKSSGFKEVIQKRPSYMDLQKEVTSPKQLPLFFYSFSAGGLQLDLYQIGESTTTIKHTINNILERYSLDIIDVDSAENKISKVVMLQGAPLEFFKCPACRYSTTGDFPLDYHIKAAPTEEEKSVEKVYTPDKRTIKDLCDFLGVKPEHTIKTMIYRALVDGEEIFFAALVPGSRSVDEKKLKVALGAQELDLANIETVERLTGAPHGFAGPCGLDGVKIIADTEISGMNNAVTGANEKDYHLINVNPGRDFHIDILADIKETSEGDPCPACAKPLKKGSGIEVAEWKQISSEGKKMEAGALFLENLILAIAEKHCDDSGLIWPDFIAPYKVVVIPVNTKDERLLDRSIKVYEELNKIMPTIIDDRPQSPGVKFKDAELLGFPIRITIGPRSLEKGVAEINLRRTGEMVEVEFGRITEKVCEMLNFPPCSGC, from the coding sequence ATGAGGATGACAGAAATTTTTCCAGCTACATTATTTAACCTCCCGGCCGGGATAACCGGCCGGGCGGCGAGTTACCTTTATAAGGGCGGTATTTTGCGAACGGGAGAAACCTCAACCTTGTTTACTCTAGGTGTTAAGGTACTGCGGAATATAGTGGAGTCGATAGAAGGGTATTTGAAGTCATCGGGCTTTAAGGAGGTGATTCAGAAACGTCCTTCTTACATGGATTTACAAAAAGAGGTAACTTCACCGAAACAGCTACCTCTATTTTTTTATAGTTTTTCTGCCGGTGGGCTTCAACTGGACTTATACCAGATCGGTGAAAGCACGACTACTATCAAACATACGATTAACAATATACTGGAAAGATATTCCCTAGATATTATTGATGTGGACAGTGCTGAGAATAAAATATCAAAAGTAGTAATGTTGCAAGGAGCTCCTCTTGAATTCTTTAAATGCCCTGCCTGCCGGTACTCGACAACCGGCGATTTCCCTTTAGATTACCATATTAAGGCTGCTCCCACAGAGGAAGAAAAATCTGTAGAAAAAGTTTATACTCCAGATAAAAGGACGATAAAAGATCTGTGCGACTTTCTAGGGGTAAAGCCTGAACACACTATCAAGACGATGATATATAGAGCGCTCGTAGACGGCGAAGAGATCTTTTTTGCAGCACTGGTTCCGGGTTCAAGAAGTGTTGATGAGAAAAAATTGAAAGTGGCACTCGGCGCGCAAGAACTTGATCTGGCCAATATCGAAACCGTCGAGCGGTTGACGGGAGCTCCGCATGGCTTTGCAGGGCCCTGCGGCTTAGATGGGGTTAAAATAATTGCCGACACAGAAATTTCCGGCATGAATAACGCAGTGACGGGAGCTAATGAAAAAGATTATCATCTCATTAACGTAAATCCCGGACGAGATTTTCACATCGATATACTGGCTGATATAAAAGAAACATCAGAGGGGGATCCATGTCCCGCTTGTGCAAAACCGCTGAAAAAGGGATCGGGTATTGAAGTAGCTGAATGGAAACAGATCTCCTCCGAGGGCAAAAAAATGGAAGCGGGCGCTCTTTTCCTTGAGAATTTAATTCTTGCAATCGCGGAAAAGCACTGCGACGACAGCGGCCTGATATGGCCGGATTTTATAGCGCCGTATAAAGTCGTCGTAATACCCGTCAACACTAAAGATGAAAGGCTGCTCGACCGCTCTATAAAGGTCTATGAGGAGCTTAATAAAATAATGCCGACGATTATCGACGATAGGCCCCAAAGCCCGGGGGTGAAATTTAAAGATGCAGAATTGCTGGGGTTTCCCATCAGGATAACGATAGGCCCAAGATCCCTGGAAAAAGGCGTGGCAGAAATAAACTTGAGGAGAACCGGCGAAATGGTGGAAGTTGAATTCGGCAGAATAACGGAGAAGGTATGCGAGATGTTGAACTTTCCACCTTGCAGCGGGTGTTGA
- the ispG gene encoding flavodoxin-dependent (E)-4-hydroxy-3-methylbut-2-enyl-diphosphate synthase, producing the protein MKEKYLIKRRKTKKVYVGGIGIGGDFPVTVQSMTNTKTHDVRSTVNQILALEEAGCDLVRVAVPDMAAAEAIAEIKKNIHIPLVADIHFDYRLALEAIKNGADKVRINPGNIGGIDRIKKVVEAARERCTPIRIGVNSGSLERDILDKYGAPCAEALVESALRNVSILESLDFGDIVISIKSSDVLTTVKAYELLAQKVDYPFHLGVTEAGTKFSGTVKSSVGLGILLYEGIGDTIRVSLTGDPVDEVRVGKDILKSLNLIESGVNLISCPTCGRCEIDLIGIAREVEDKLKDIKKPIKVAVMGCIVNGPGEAKEADIGIAGGTGRVAVFKRGRILKTVPASEAVEVLISEIRQMLEEDK; encoded by the coding sequence GTGAAAGAGAAGTATTTGATAAAAAGGCGGAAGACAAAAAAAGTATATGTGGGCGGGATAGGTATAGGGGGAGACTTTCCCGTTACCGTCCAGTCGATGACGAATACAAAAACCCACGACGTCAGGTCCACTGTCAATCAGATCCTGGCTCTTGAGGAAGCAGGATGTGATCTGGTGCGCGTTGCCGTACCCGACATGGCGGCGGCCGAAGCAATAGCCGAAATAAAGAAAAATATCCACATTCCGCTGGTGGCTGATATTCATTTCGATTACCGGTTGGCGTTGGAGGCAATAAAAAACGGAGCCGATAAAGTGAGAATAAATCCAGGTAACATAGGAGGGATAGACAGGATAAAAAAAGTGGTTGAAGCCGCCAGGGAAAGATGCACCCCTATAAGGATAGGGGTGAATTCCGGTTCACTGGAAAGAGACATACTGGATAAATACGGGGCCCCTTGCGCCGAGGCCTTGGTAGAAAGCGCTCTGAGGAATGTAAGCATTCTTGAAAGTCTTGATTTTGGCGATATTGTAATTTCGATAAAATCTTCCGATGTACTAACCACCGTAAAAGCTTATGAGCTGCTAGCGCAGAAGGTGGATTATCCTTTTCACCTCGGAGTAACCGAAGCGGGAACTAAATTTTCGGGTACGGTGAAATCCTCGGTCGGATTAGGGATACTGCTTTACGAAGGAATAGGAGATACCATCAGAGTATCGCTGACCGGCGATCCTGTTGATGAAGTTAGGGTCGGCAAGGATATACTCAAAAGTTTGAACTTGATCGAAAGCGGTGTCAATCTCATTTCATGCCCGACTTGTGGCAGGTGCGAAATAGATCTAATAGGTATTGCAAGGGAAGTCGAGGACAAACTGAAAGATATAAAAAAACCTATCAAAGTGGCCGTTATGGGTTGCATAGTAAACGGCCCCGGGGAAGCCAAGGAAGCCGATATCGGTATAGCCGGCGGCACCGGTAGGGTAGCGGTCTTTAAAAGAGGGCGCATATTAAAAACCGTCCCGGCAAGCGAAGCGGTCGAAGTCCTGATTTCAGAGATACGCCAAATGTTGGAGGAAGATAAATAA
- a CDS encoding isoprenyl transferase produces MNSKHLDLVDRVDRKKLPNHIAIIMDGNGRWAQKRGLPRIAGHWAGAENLRNIVEFCSELNIKVLTVFAFSTENWKRPLDEVKSILNLLVYYLKKEVDNLNRNNIKLMITGEWQELPPRVRAEIEKSIELTSSNTGLILNVALNYGSRREIVRACKDVCRMVASGQLSPGDIDEKLFEQHLFTAGLPDPDLLIRPSGELRLSNFLLWQTAYSELWFCDTYWPDFKREDLINAILDYQRRERRFGGLTK; encoded by the coding sequence GTGAATAGTAAACATCTTGATTTGGTAGACAGAGTAGACAGAAAAAAACTGCCGAACCATATAGCCATAATAATGGACGGCAACGGCCGGTGGGCCCAAAAACGCGGGCTTCCCCGAATAGCAGGTCATTGGGCCGGTGCGGAAAACCTGCGCAATATAGTAGAATTTTGTTCCGAACTAAACATAAAAGTCCTGACCGTTTTTGCTTTTTCTACGGAAAACTGGAAGAGGCCCCTGGATGAGGTAAAATCTATTCTCAACCTTCTAGTATACTACCTGAAAAAAGAAGTAGACAATTTAAACAGAAATAATATAAAATTAATGATAACAGGAGAATGGCAGGAACTGCCACCCAGGGTCAGGGCGGAAATAGAAAAGTCTATCGAATTAACTTCGAGTAATACTGGATTGATACTAAACGTGGCGTTAAATTACGGTTCCCGGCGCGAAATAGTGCGGGCATGTAAAGACGTATGCCGGATGGTTGCAAGCGGACAGTTGAGCCCCGGGGACATTGATGAAAAACTGTTCGAACAGCATCTTTTTACTGCTGGACTACCGGATCCTGACCTTTTGATCAGGCCCAGCGGAGAACTGAGACTTAGCAATTTTCTTTTATGGCAGACAGCATACTCGGAATTGTGGTTCTGTGACACCTACTGGCCTGACTTTAAGAGGGAAGACCTGATCAATGCTATACTTGACTACCAGCGCAGGGAACGGAGGTTTGGGGGTTTAACAAAATAA
- a CDS encoding phosphatidate cytidylyltransferase encodes MDEGFITRVLSAIVGIILLWFIINRGEAIFLSFIVLMSAVANWELHRAFKKSGKDPNIIYSTLTGTLLMVTVYFLPNVNTIFLPFLIIIILSFFSNMVNYDRNRMEDIVYTIFSFVYTFIPFTHIILIRNLQYGVAFVWWVFVTTWSCDTFAYIIGMLIGSRKLAPDISPNKSIEGSIGGIFGSIAASFLFARYALPQISASDAVIVGLLVGIFSQIGDLSASLIKRFCKIKDFSNLIPGHGGVLDRFDSALFSFPVAYYYIIIAIQKGGFHWV; translated from the coding sequence ATGGATGAAGGTTTTATAACCAGAGTCTTAAGCGCTATAGTTGGGATTATTTTGCTGTGGTTCATAATTAACAGAGGAGAAGCAATCTTTTTATCTTTTATAGTACTGATGAGTGCAGTCGCAAATTGGGAACTGCACAGGGCCTTTAAAAAATCCGGCAAAGATCCAAACATAATCTACAGTACGCTGACGGGTACATTACTAATGGTTACCGTCTATTTTCTGCCCAATGTAAATACGATATTTTTGCCGTTCTTGATTATAATAATACTGAGCTTTTTCTCAAATATGGTAAATTACGACCGAAATAGAATGGAAGATATTGTATACACGATATTTTCTTTTGTGTATACTTTCATCCCTTTTACCCATATTATCCTGATAAGAAACCTTCAGTACGGCGTGGCTTTCGTATGGTGGGTCTTTGTAACGACATGGAGCTGTGATACGTTTGCTTACATCATCGGAATGCTCATCGGAAGCCGCAAGCTTGCACCCGACATAAGCCCAAATAAAAGTATCGAAGGTAGCATAGGCGGTATATTTGGAAGCATTGCAGCTAGCTTTTTGTTCGCCAGATATGCATTGCCGCAGATATCGGCATCTGACGCAGTGATAGTGGGGTTGCTGGTTGGAATCTTTTCGCAGATTGGTGATTTATCCGCCTCTCTCATTAAAAGGTTCTGTAAAATAAAGGATTTTTCAAATTTGATCCCAGGCCACGGCGGAGTTTTGGATAGATTCGATAGCGCTCTTTTTTCTTTTCCGGTCGCATATTATTATATTATAATCGCTATTCAAAAGGGTGGTTTTCATTGGGTTTGA
- the ytvI gene encoding sporulation integral membrane protein YtvI, translating into MGLKADYRPLVYLGLAIAVVSIVIAIVLKYLLPFAVGMLIALMIDPIVNRIELKLKISRGIVVILVLSAIFSALGYLIILAISRLTFELGKLINILPSYTDFLSAILSDIGSFMFSIYDIIPKTVLDYLLKNWGQIISYLTGFLSNFYTFLVEKLGLIPNILVFLIFTFLSSYFFAKDKKRIMISIRKILPHNFYKKLENIQLELLISFVGLIKAQITLVMISTLITIAGFYILKVDYALTLGIICGVLDVLPIFGPSIIFIPWAVFSAIVGNIKFAIALIALYLVVVGCRQVLQAKVIGTHLGLDPIVALISIYVGIKIFGFLGLFIGPLVVVIVRAVIQSGLIPPLVNRT; encoded by the coding sequence TTGGGTTTGAAGGCGGATTATAGACCTCTTGTCTACTTAGGGCTTGCCATAGCTGTAGTATCTATCGTAATCGCTATTGTCCTAAAATATTTACTACCTTTTGCAGTAGGTATGTTAATAGCTTTAATGATAGACCCGATCGTAAACCGCATTGAATTGAAACTTAAAATCAGCAGGGGCATAGTTGTTATTTTGGTGCTTAGTGCAATCTTCTCAGCTCTAGGATATCTTATAATCCTGGCCATATCCAGACTCACCTTTGAACTAGGGAAGTTGATAAACATTCTCCCGAGCTACACTGATTTCTTGAGCGCAATTTTGAGCGACATTGGTTCATTTATGTTTTCAATTTACGATATTATTCCGAAAACAGTCCTTGATTATCTATTAAAGAATTGGGGCCAGATTATCAGCTATTTGACAGGCTTTTTGTCAAACTTTTATACTTTTCTCGTGGAAAAGCTAGGTTTAATACCCAATATTCTGGTATTTCTCATTTTTACCTTTCTTTCCAGTTACTTTTTTGCGAAAGACAAAAAAAGAATAATGATATCCATAAGAAAAATATTGCCGCATAATTTTTATAAAAAGCTGGAGAACATACAATTGGAGCTTCTCATATCCTTTGTAGGTCTGATAAAGGCTCAGATAACATTGGTAATGATCTCGACACTTATTACAATTGCAGGGTTTTACATTCTAAAGGTGGACTATGCATTGACCCTCGGGATAATCTGCGGGGTTCTCGATGTACTTCCAATCTTCGGACCGAGCATAATTTTTATTCCGTGGGCTGTTTTTTCTGCAATTGTTGGGAATATAAAATTTGCCATAGCATTGATCGCCCTATATCTGGTGGTAGTCGGATGCCGCCAAGTTCTGCAGGCAAAAGTCATAGGAACCCATCTTGGGCTGGATCCCATTGTGGCTCTCATATCAATCTATGTTGGAATAAAAATTTTCGGTTTTCTCGGATTATTCATAGGGCCGCTGGTGGTGGTTATTGTAAGAGCCGTAATTCAGTCGGGTTTAATCCCGCCGCTGGTGAACAGAACTTAA
- a CDS encoding glycosyltransferase family 2 protein yields the protein MPVAVVIPAYNEEKTVGNILQLLKSIEFIDEIILVSDGSTDNTASIGKSCGVRVIELTQNSGKVGAVLHGVKSTDADVILLLDADLIGLKKEHVYNLLRPVLEEGVDMTVGIFRNGRGATDLAQKIAPFLSGQRAIKRRVFDKLDGYGVKDYGLEMALTILAKKENLKVQPVILKDLTHVMKEEKRGLIMGGLARMKMYWDILSCILKLRLEVF from the coding sequence ATGCCGGTGGCGGTTGTAATCCCGGCCTACAATGAGGAAAAGACCGTAGGAAATATACTTCAACTTTTAAAATCAATAGAGTTCATCGATGAAATCATCCTCGTGAGCGACGGTTCCACCGACAATACCGCTTCAATCGGTAAAAGCTGCGGCGTTAGAGTTATAGAACTCACGCAAAATAGCGGAAAAGTCGGTGCCGTCCTGCATGGTGTAAAAAGTACCGATGCAGACGTGATACTCCTTTTGGATGCCGATTTAATAGGCCTAAAAAAAGAACACGTTTACAATCTTTTAAGGCCTGTTTTGGAAGAAGGCGTAGACATGACCGTGGGAATTTTTAGAAACGGCAGAGGAGCTACTGACCTCGCGCAAAAAATAGCCCCTTTCTTATCGGGCCAGCGGGCTATCAAACGGCGGGTTTTCGATAAATTGGATGGGTACGGCGTGAAAGATTACGGCCTCGAGATGGCCCTAACCATTCTGGCAAAAAAAGAAAATTTAAAGGTACAACCGGTGATACTGAAGGACCTAACCCATGTTATGAAGGAGGAAAAGCGGGGGTTGATAATGGGTGGGTTAGCCCGGATGAAAATGTACTGGGATATTTTATCCTGCATACTGAAATTAAGGCTAGAGGTGTTTTAA